The following proteins are co-located in the Pseudoalteromonas sp. N1230-9 genome:
- a CDS encoding VanZ family protein, with translation MTRRVYQVLFLISIIGFTFLFAKEIKGVGSLFPHIDKVAHFGIFFVLAMVMDKAFKLPLVVQILLLAGYGAAIEFMQDMLPYRQASVGDFVADFIGAVSYFVIKLGFHLGNKQRNG, from the coding sequence GTGACAAGGCGCGTTTACCAAGTTCTTTTTTTAATAAGTATTATCGGCTTCACTTTCTTATTCGCCAAAGAAATTAAAGGCGTCGGTAGCCTTTTTCCACATATAGATAAAGTCGCACATTTTGGCATTTTCTTCGTGCTCGCTATGGTAATGGATAAAGCATTTAAACTCCCTCTTGTAGTTCAAATTCTGCTACTTGCAGGCTATGGTGCTGCTATTGAATTTATGCAAGATATGCTACCTTACCGACAAGCTTCTGTTGGTGATTTTGTTGCTGACTTTATTGGTGCTGTAAGCTACTTTGTTATAAAGCTTGGTTTTCACTTAGGTAATAAGCAACGCAATGGCTAA
- a CDS encoding ketopantoate reductase family protein, translated as MAKTLIVGDGAIGLLFCYFLSTQHDITLLTRKPTLTTRFYQTSNGKSHPIKARLINHQELAGSAPFDLVVITVKAFQVQAAFKQITPYLSKECQIVISHNGMGNVDELNAQLLATQGLAFLTTRLAGFKVTPYSVNHTGNGESVLGACNIAASEKLNELKHLFSSLPHFSVSDDIHALRWQKLLVNIAINPLTAIHNVKNGQLRAPQFNTRIINLLSEACLVANKQGIKVKLNEALDQAYCVMTATAENFSSMQQDISHNRESEIDAICGYVCEQGAKLGVKTPHNQAMLSLIKTKSAEFS; from the coding sequence ATGGCTAAGACTCTCATTGTTGGTGATGGCGCAATTGGCTTATTATTTTGCTATTTTTTATCCACGCAGCATGACATCACATTACTTACCCGAAAACCAACCCTGACCACCCGCTTCTACCAAACGAGTAATGGTAAATCACACCCTATTAAAGCTCGTCTTATTAATCATCAAGAGCTTGCAGGGTCTGCCCCCTTTGACTTGGTGGTGATCACTGTTAAAGCATTTCAGGTGCAAGCGGCTTTTAAGCAAATAACACCTTACCTCAGTAAAGAGTGCCAGATCGTTATCTCTCATAATGGTATGGGTAATGTCGATGAACTCAATGCCCAGCTGTTAGCTACTCAGGGGTTAGCGTTTTTAACAACACGTTTAGCTGGGTTTAAAGTAACACCTTATAGTGTAAACCATACTGGAAATGGTGAAAGCGTGCTGGGTGCATGTAATATAGCTGCAAGTGAAAAGCTCAATGAACTTAAACACCTATTTAGCAGCCTACCGCACTTTTCTGTAAGCGATGATATTCACGCATTGCGCTGGCAAAAACTGTTAGTGAATATTGCTATTAATCCATTAACAGCCATTCATAACGTTAAAAATGGTCAGTTACGTGCACCGCAATTTAATACCCGTATCATTAATTTGCTCAGCGAAGCTTGCCTTGTGGCTAATAAACAAGGTATCAAAGTAAAGCTCAACGAGGCACTGGATCAGGCCTATTGTGTGATGACTGCAACCGCTGAAAACTTTTCATCTATGCAGCAAGACATCAGCCATAATAGAGAGTCTGAAATTGATGCTATTTGTGGTTATGTATGTGAGCAAGGTGCAAAGCTGGGTGTAAAAACCCCTCATAATCAAGCAATGCTCAGTTTGATAAAAACCAAATCAGCTGAGTTTTCATAA
- the thiI gene encoding tRNA uracil 4-sulfurtransferase ThiI produces the protein MLKFIVKLHPEIAIKSKSVRKRFTKLLENNIKIVLRRVDEKVQVRNNWDNISVVSLLDSEQVRLDIIDGLKRIPGIVQFIEVTETEFDSIDDIYQKALELIGHTIAGKTFCVRCKRSGKHDFTSSDVERYVGGGLNQHVEGARVKLSHPEVTVRLEVRDDKAYIVTQTHLGIAGFPLPTQEDVLSLMSGGFDSGVASYQMIRKGARTHFLFFNLGGAAHEIGVKQASYYIWKQFSSTHKVKFVTVDFEPVVAEILENVENSQMGVVLKRMMMRAGSQVAEKLGVQALVTGESIGQVSSQTLANLSVIDRVTETLIIRPLIQHDKQDIINIARQIGTAEMAESMPEYCGVISKKPTVKAKIKTILAEEAKFDFDVLNTVVENARVMDIRDIDTEAKEEVKEAESVSDLPEGAVVVDIRSPEEEDANPLELEGIDVVHLPFFRLATKFGDLPKDKEYYLYCAKGVMSQLQALILHEEGYSNVKVYRP, from the coding sequence ATGCTTAAATTTATCGTCAAATTACATCCTGAAATCGCTATTAAGAGTAAGTCTGTTCGTAAGCGTTTCACCAAGTTATTAGAAAATAACATTAAGATCGTTTTACGTCGCGTTGACGAAAAAGTGCAGGTTAGAAATAACTGGGACAATATCTCAGTAGTAAGCCTCCTAGACTCTGAGCAAGTTCGCTTAGATATTATTGATGGCTTAAAACGCATTCCTGGTATCGTACAGTTTATTGAAGTAACAGAAACAGAATTCGACTCAATCGACGATATCTACCAAAAAGCACTTGAACTAATTGGCCACACTATAGCAGGCAAAACATTCTGCGTGCGTTGTAAGCGTTCAGGTAAGCATGACTTCACATCGAGCGATGTAGAGCGCTACGTAGGTGGTGGTTTAAACCAGCATGTTGAAGGGGCGCGCGTTAAATTATCTCACCCTGAAGTTACAGTACGTTTAGAAGTGCGTGACGATAAAGCCTATATCGTTACCCAAACTCACTTAGGTATAGCGGGCTTCCCGCTACCAACACAAGAAGATGTACTGTCGCTTATGTCAGGTGGTTTTGACTCTGGTGTTGCCAGTTATCAAATGATTCGTAAGGGTGCGCGTACTCACTTCTTGTTCTTTAACTTAGGCGGTGCTGCACACGAAATCGGTGTTAAGCAAGCAAGCTATTATATCTGGAAACAGTTCAGCTCTACTCATAAAGTTAAGTTTGTGACTGTTGATTTTGAACCTGTTGTTGCTGAAATCCTTGAAAACGTAGAAAACAGCCAAATGGGTGTGGTTCTTAAACGTATGATGATGCGTGCCGGTAGCCAAGTTGCAGAAAAACTAGGTGTACAAGCCCTTGTAACGGGTGAAAGTATTGGTCAAGTTTCAAGTCAAACACTTGCGAATTTGAGTGTGATTGACCGTGTGACTGAAACTTTAATCATTCGTCCGTTAATCCAACACGACAAGCAAGATATTATTAATATTGCGCGTCAAATTGGTACGGCTGAAATGGCAGAAAGCATGCCTGAATACTGTGGTGTGATCTCTAAAAAGCCAACAGTTAAAGCTAAAATCAAAACGATTCTTGCCGAAGAAGCTAAGTTTGATTTCGACGTGCTAAATACGGTCGTTGAAAATGCGCGTGTGATGGATATCCGTGATATCGACACCGAAGCAAAAGAAGAAGTGAAAGAGGCCGAATCTGTATCTGACTTACCAGAGGGGGCGGTTGTTGTAGATATTCGTTCACCTGAGGAAGAAGATGCCAATCCACTGGAGCTGGAAGGTATTGACGTTGTGCATTTACCTTTCTTCCGTTTAGCCACTAAATTTGGCGACTTACCAAAAGATAAAGAATATTACCTATATTGTGCGAAAGGGGTAATGAGCCAGCTGCAAGCGCTGATCCTGCACGAAGAAGGCTACAGTAATGTAAAAGTGTATCGCCCATAA
- a CDS encoding TetR/AcrR family transcriptional regulator has protein sequence MSTKDKIIHTSIELFNLHGERAITTNHIAAHMGISPGNLYYHFKNKEDIIRHIFALYSEHLHTHFKPLKPEDNALENLAGYLDSLFELMWRFQFFYDNLGDILSRDEVLKKDYIEFQAALLEQVKEVLFALRSGGIITIDDADVTELAHMLKMTVSFWTPYIKARRLSGELAREDIYNGILKVLLLLKAHCTEQHLAQVNKLRAKYLALADTEQSEQ, from the coding sequence ATGAGCACAAAGGATAAAATCATACATACCAGCATTGAGCTATTTAATCTCCATGGAGAGCGTGCTATTACGACCAATCACATTGCTGCGCACATGGGTATTAGCCCTGGCAATCTGTATTATCACTTTAAAAATAAAGAAGACATCATTCGTCACATTTTTGCTTTATACAGTGAACACCTCCATACGCACTTTAAACCACTAAAACCTGAAGACAATGCGCTTGAAAACTTAGCAGGGTACTTAGACTCTTTGTTTGAACTGATGTGGCGATTTCAATTTTTTTACGATAATTTGGGTGATATTTTATCCCGTGATGAAGTATTGAAAAAAGACTATATTGAGTTTCAAGCTGCGCTGTTAGAGCAGGTAAAAGAGGTGTTATTTGCATTACGTTCAGGTGGCATTATTACTATTGATGACGCCGATGTAACAGAACTTGCCCATATGCTTAAAATGACAGTGAGCTTTTGGACACCTTACATTAAAGCCCGCCGCTTGAGTGGTGAGCTTGCCAGAGAAGATATTTATAACGGTATTTTAAAAGTACTATTGCTATTAAAAGCTCATTGTACAGAGCAACATTTGGCACAAGTAAACAAATTAAGAGCAAAGTACTTAGCACTTGCTGACACTGAGCAAAGCGAACAATAA
- the coaD gene encoding pantetheine-phosphate adenylyltransferase, which yields MNVTAIYPGTFDPLTNGHTDLIHRAAKMFDKVIVAIAHNPSKQPCFTLEERVELANTILAHLKNVSVIGFSGLLADLAREHKAEVLIRGIRAVSDFDYEFQLANMNRRLNPDLESVFLTPAEKNSFISSTLVKEVARHHGDVSEFVNPIVATALQEKIHG from the coding sequence ATGAACGTTACTGCAATCTACCCAGGTACCTTTGACCCGCTAACGAATGGGCACACAGACCTCATCCATCGAGCAGCTAAAATGTTCGACAAAGTCATTGTGGCTATTGCTCATAACCCAAGTAAACAACCCTGTTTTACACTAGAAGAACGCGTAGAGTTAGCAAATACAATTTTAGCCCACCTTAAAAATGTAAGCGTGATCGGCTTTTCTGGTTTATTAGCTGACCTTGCCCGTGAGCATAAGGCTGAAGTACTCATTCGTGGTATTCGTGCTGTATCTGACTTCGACTATGAGTTTCAGCTAGCAAATATGAACCGACGCCTAAACCCTGATTTAGAAAGTGTGTTTTTAACACCCGCTGAAAAAAACTCGTTTATCTCCTCGACGCTCGTTAAAGAAGTTGCCCGTCATCATGGTGATGTGAGCGAATTTGTTAACCCTATTGTCGCCACCGCATTACAGGAAAAAATACACGGATGA
- a CDS encoding capsule assembly Wzi family protein, protein MKLKKFISLSALLMISAPSFAEPWIESDDPLLRASIEMLFNQGIIKQPINSYPLMWQGIAGDLAAIDPNNLQERSFFAYQHVKHALNNAKRKNSSGVRFNYNSEPETQQGFTTRDQQKSGINSYGSITGKRVSAKVSVNYADESLDGKYTNYHGSYLAVLMGNWSISAEQVSHWWGPSNDNALLLSNNAAPMKGLRFSRANSQYIGPSWLSFIGNWQLTGIYAKQKPFLNSSEEGDYWALRFASTPLKGLEIAVNTASSDYLTDEYIDSVTLESQTSTHRLTSIDVKYSTSIAQQPVAFYADVMGRNESGLAPSDPFYTVGIESYFGSNDSLLKTYFEYSNTEQQCSLTADCVYGSGSYTQKQRLIGSSVPKQSKSAVLGAYYHTLDGYGGHAKLRWIDSEAEVEETRADMTQLQLELGYQQSLFSGLWKVTGLVSRDEIGNDSDTNTGLRTSWEFRF, encoded by the coding sequence ATGAAACTAAAAAAGTTCATTAGCTTAAGTGCTTTACTAATGATCTCTGCACCAAGCTTTGCTGAGCCATGGATAGAAAGTGATGACCCTTTGTTAAGGGCTTCTATAGAGATGCTATTTAACCAAGGAATTATAAAACAACCTATCAATAGTTACCCGCTTATGTGGCAAGGTATTGCAGGTGATTTAGCAGCTATCGACCCTAACAATTTACAGGAACGTAGTTTTTTCGCGTATCAGCACGTTAAACACGCTCTTAATAATGCCAAACGAAAAAACAGTTCTGGGGTGCGCTTTAATTACAATAGTGAACCCGAGACACAACAAGGCTTTACGACACGCGATCAGCAAAAAAGTGGTATTAACAGCTATGGTTCAATAACCGGTAAGCGAGTAAGTGCCAAAGTAAGCGTGAACTATGCTGACGAGTCACTCGATGGAAAATACACAAATTATCATGGCAGTTATCTAGCCGTGTTAATGGGTAACTGGTCAATCAGTGCAGAGCAAGTAAGTCATTGGTGGGGCCCGAGTAACGACAACGCCTTGTTACTATCGAATAACGCTGCTCCGATGAAAGGCCTGCGCTTTTCACGTGCAAACAGTCAATATATTGGCCCTAGTTGGTTATCATTTATTGGTAATTGGCAATTAACAGGTATTTACGCTAAACAAAAACCATTTTTAAATAGCAGTGAAGAAGGCGATTATTGGGCTTTAAGGTTTGCAAGTACACCATTAAAAGGGCTTGAAATTGCAGTAAATACGGCAAGTTCTGATTATCTTACCGATGAATATATCGATTCAGTTACACTCGAAAGCCAAACATCAACCCATCGCCTAACAAGTATTGATGTTAAATACTCAACATCCATAGCACAGCAACCTGTTGCATTTTATGCTGATGTAATGGGGCGTAATGAAAGTGGCCTTGCACCAAGTGATCCTTTTTATACTGTGGGTATTGAAAGCTACTTTGGTTCAAATGACAGTTTACTGAAAACCTATTTTGAATACTCAAATACAGAGCAACAATGTAGCCTTACAGCTGATTGTGTATACGGCTCGGGTAGCTACACACAAAAACAAAGACTTATTGGCAGCTCTGTGCCTAAGCAAAGTAAATCGGCTGTGTTAGGTGCTTATTACCATACTCTAGATGGTTATGGAGGTCATGCAAAGCTACGTTGGATTGACAGTGAAGCGGAAGTTGAAGAAACACGTGCAGATATGACGCAGTTACAATTAGAACTTGGTTATCAACAATCTTTATTTAGTGGTCTTTGGAAAGTAACCGGACTTGTATCAAGGGATGAAATAGGCAATGACTCTGACACAAATACTGGCTTAAGAACAAGCTGGGAATTTCGTTTTTAA
- a CDS encoding argininosuccinate synthase: MSSIKKVVLAYSGGLDTSAIVPWLKENYGCEVIAFVADVGQGAEELEGVEEKAIASGASECYVVDLKDEMVSDYIYPTLKTGSIYEGTYLLGTSMARPIIAKAQVEIARKVGADALSHGCTGKGNDQVRFESCFAALAPDLKVIAPWREWDLSSRESLLDYLAERNIPCSASATKIYSRDANAWHISHEGGELEDPWCQPSEQVWTWTNSPEQAPNEPEYVTLNVVEGEVVAVNGETLKPYDCLVKLNDIAAPHGVGRVDIVENRLVGMKSRGCYETPGGTVIMAALQAVDELVLDKSSRKWKEVLGGEFSHLVYDGRWFTPLKDSILAGAESLSKLATGEVVLKLYKGQVTAVQKKSPNSLYSEDFATFGEDDVYDQSHAEGFIRLFSLSSRISALTKK, translated from the coding sequence ATGAGTTCAATCAAAAAAGTCGTATTAGCCTATTCTGGTGGTCTAGATACATCGGCAATCGTGCCATGGTTAAAAGAAAACTACGGCTGTGAAGTTATCGCATTCGTTGCTGATGTAGGTCAAGGCGCTGAAGAGCTTGAAGGCGTAGAAGAAAAAGCAATCGCTTCAGGCGCATCTGAATGTTATGTGGTTGACTTAAAAGACGAAATGGTCAGTGACTATATTTATCCAACCTTAAAAACGGGTTCTATTTACGAAGGCACTTATTTACTCGGTACGTCTATGGCGCGCCCAATCATTGCAAAAGCCCAAGTAGAGATTGCCCGTAAAGTAGGTGCTGATGCACTTTCGCATGGTTGTACTGGTAAAGGTAACGATCAGGTGCGTTTTGAGTCATGTTTCGCAGCCCTTGCACCAGATCTAAAAGTAATCGCACCGTGGCGTGAGTGGGATTTATCAAGCCGTGAATCACTACTTGATTACTTGGCTGAGCGTAATATTCCGTGTTCAGCGTCTGCTACAAAAATTTATAGCCGTGATGCTAATGCGTGGCACATTTCACACGAAGGTGGTGAGCTTGAAGATCCATGGTGCCAACCAAGTGAGCAAGTGTGGACCTGGACTAACTCGCCAGAGCAAGCACCAAACGAACCTGAATACGTGACATTAAATGTTGTTGAAGGTGAAGTGGTTGCGGTAAATGGTGAGACGCTTAAACCTTATGACTGTTTAGTTAAATTAAATGACATTGCTGCGCCACACGGTGTGGGTCGTGTTGATATCGTCGAAAATCGTTTAGTTGGCATGAAATCGCGTGGTTGTTACGAAACACCAGGGGGCACAGTGATCATGGCCGCATTACAAGCGGTTGATGAACTCGTGCTCGATAAATCAAGCCGTAAATGGAAAGAAGTACTGGGTGGTGAGTTTTCACACCTTGTCTATGACGGCCGTTGGTTTACACCATTGAAAGATTCGATTCTAGCAGGGGCTGAATCTCTGTCTAAACTCGCAACTGGTGAAGTGGTGCTTAAGCTTTATAAAGGTCAAGTCACTGCGGTACAGAAAAAATCACCGAATAGCTTATACAGTGAAGATTTCGCAACCTTCGGCGAAGATGATGTATATGACCAATCACATGCAGAAGGCTTCATTCGTTTATTCTCGCTATCTAGCAGAATCTCAGCACTAACGAAAAAGTAA
- a CDS encoding ornithine carbamoyltransferase, giving the protein MLTNFLSGLELDQKGALKLLDLAQKIKANPVDFSQALAGKSVVTLFEKPSLRTRLSFDIGINKLGGHAVYLDSQNGAMGARESVKDFALNISTWADGIVARVFAHKTLTTLAEFSSVPVVNSLCDLYHPCQALADFLTLQEVHGDVSKLKLAYLGEGNNVTHSLMLLAATLGTDFVAVCPKGSSPDSQILKQAEQIAAMNGASVMVSDRIEAAVGANAVYADTWVSMGDKTPLEQVKAKYMPYQLNQALLEQTGAQTVLHCQPAHREFEITSEVMDGPASKIIQQAENRMHAQNALLVTLLNPNFV; this is encoded by the coding sequence ATGTTAACTAACTTTTTATCTGGTCTTGAGTTAGACCAAAAAGGCGCGCTTAAATTACTCGATTTAGCGCAAAAAATTAAAGCAAACCCAGTCGATTTTAGCCAAGCTTTAGCGGGTAAATCAGTGGTTACCTTATTCGAAAAACCAAGCTTACGTACCCGTTTATCATTTGATATTGGTATTAATAAATTGGGTGGTCATGCTGTTTATTTAGATTCACAAAATGGCGCAATGGGTGCGCGTGAGTCAGTAAAAGATTTTGCTTTAAATATTTCAACTTGGGCTGATGGCATTGTTGCTCGCGTATTTGCACATAAAACATTAACCACCCTTGCTGAGTTTTCGTCAGTCCCTGTGGTGAATAGTCTGTGCGATTTATACCACCCATGCCAAGCACTCGCTGACTTTTTAACGCTGCAAGAAGTGCATGGTGATGTCAGCAAACTAAAGCTTGCATACTTAGGTGAAGGTAACAATGTCACACACTCTCTAATGTTATTAGCTGCTACTTTAGGGACTGATTTTGTCGCTGTGTGCCCGAAAGGCAGTTCGCCAGATTCGCAAATTCTTAAGCAAGCAGAGCAAATTGCAGCGATGAATGGAGCGTCTGTCATGGTTAGCGACAGAATTGAAGCGGCAGTGGGTGCAAATGCAGTCTATGCTGATACGTGGGTATCGATGGGCGATAAAACACCGCTTGAGCAGGTGAAAGCTAAATATATGCCGTATCAGTTAAATCAAGCACTACTTGAGCAAACTGGTGCACAAACTGTGTTGCATTGCCAGCCGGCTCATCGTGAGTTTGAAATTACCTCTGAGGTAATGGATGGCCCAGCATCAAAAATTATTCAACAAGCAGAGAACCGTATGCACGCGCAAAACGCACTGCTTGTCACATTATTAAATCCAAATTTTGTTTAA